A single Leptolyngbya sp. FACHB-261 DNA region contains:
- a CDS encoding PIN/TRAM domain-containing protein, with the protein MLNAVIVLIFILAGAGVGFHGVDLVPPSALTEVNNLPGLHWVMLGFGSLFGLAVGILAQSGYRRLEVEIRSMPTEQLLSRCVGLVVGLLVANLLLAPIFLLPIPRELAFIKPLAAILGSIMFAFSGINLSDTHGRALLRLLNPNSVETTLLAEGTLKPATAKILDTSTIIDGRVEDLLGTGFVEGQILVPQFVLQELQLLSDSSNDQKRVRGRRGLDILQRLRESFPQRLVVHTANYDDVSTVDAKLVRLAQEINGTLITNDYNLNKVATLQQVEVLNVNDLAQALRPVYRPGDSLALKILKEGKEPAQGIGYLEDGTMVVVEDGQSHLGGEVRVVVTSALQTSAGRMIFARPQAHVAA; encoded by the coding sequence ATGTTGAACGCTGTCATTGTTCTAATTTTTATCCTAGCAGGGGCAGGAGTTGGCTTCCACGGAGTGGATCTAGTGCCGCCTTCTGCGCTGACCGAGGTCAATAATCTTCCAGGCTTGCACTGGGTGATGCTGGGCTTCGGTAGCCTATTTGGTCTGGCGGTCGGTATTCTGGCTCAGTCCGGCTACCGCCGTCTAGAAGTCGAAATCCGGTCTATGCCCACTGAGCAATTGCTGAGCCGCTGTGTGGGCTTGGTGGTTGGCTTGCTGGTGGCGAATTTACTGCTGGCTCCCATCTTTCTGCTGCCGATCCCCCGCGAACTGGCCTTCATCAAACCTTTAGCAGCAATCCTGGGCAGCATTATGTTTGCCTTTTCTGGCATCAACTTGTCTGACACTCACGGTCGGGCTCTGCTGCGTCTGTTGAATCCCAACAGCGTCGAAACAACCTTATTAGCAGAAGGCACGCTCAAGCCTGCAACGGCCAAAATTCTGGATACCAGTACGATTATCGATGGCCGAGTAGAGGATCTTCTAGGCACTGGTTTCGTTGAGGGCCAGATTCTCGTGCCTCAATTTGTGCTTCAGGAGTTGCAATTGCTCTCAGATAGCAGCAACGACCAGAAGCGGGTGCGAGGACGTCGGGGTTTAGATATTTTGCAGCGACTACGGGAAAGTTTCCCTCAGCGTTTAGTCGTTCACACCGCTAACTACGACGACGTGAGCACGGTAGATGCCAAGTTGGTGCGTCTAGCGCAAGAGATCAACGGCACGCTGATCACTAACGACTACAACCTCAATAAAGTCGCCACCCTGCAACAGGTTGAAGTGCTCAATGTGAATGATTTGGCTCAAGCATTGCGTCCGGTTTACCGACCGGGTGACAGCTTGGCGCTGAAAATTCTCAAAGAAGGCAAAGAGCCCGCTCAAGGAATCGGTTACTTAGAAGACGGCACTATGGTGGTGGTAGAAGATGGACAATCCCATCTCGGTGGCGAAGTGCGCGTGGTGGTAACCAGTGCCTTGCAAACCTCAGCAGGTCGCATGATTTTCGCCCGCCCTCAAGCGCACGTCGCAGCCTAA
- the hemW gene encoding radical SAM family heme chaperone HemW → MQSEREYLPELLTAAYLHIPFCRRRCAYCDFAISLGTEALIERYVGELLREIAATPIRSQQLQTVFFGGGTPSLLSVAQMERLLQALHLRFGIAADAEISIEANPGTVTVETLSGYRAAGVNRVSLGVQAFQPELLSLCGRDHTVAEIYEAVEALAQAGIPNFNLDLISGLPQQTISHWQDSLAALIAIAPSHVSIYDLTIEQGTAFGRRYQPGDQPLPSDEATVEMYGLARETLVAAGYEHYEISNYARPGFRCRHNQVYWRNQPYYGLGMAATSYVDRRRIDRPRKLHDYFAWVDQLAKAPEAFLESFATTQPLDELVDTLILGLRLQEGLSLTKLRERFGAEQVGQVLACLERYQRQGWVQVTEDRLRLSDPEGFLFCNTVLVALMQHLGA, encoded by the coding sequence TTGCAGTCAGAGCGTGAATATTTACCTGAGCTGCTGACTGCTGCTTATTTGCATATTCCTTTTTGTCGGAGGCGCTGTGCCTATTGCGATTTTGCAATCAGTTTGGGCACTGAAGCTTTAATTGAGCGCTATGTCGGGGAGCTATTGCGCGAAATTGCCGCAACCCCAATTCGTTCCCAGCAATTGCAAACTGTATTCTTCGGCGGGGGCACGCCTTCACTGTTGTCAGTGGCGCAGATGGAACGGTTGCTTCAAGCCCTCCATTTGCGCTTTGGCATTGCGGCTGATGCAGAAATTTCGATTGAAGCAAATCCTGGCACAGTCACAGTGGAGACGCTTTCGGGCTATCGTGCCGCAGGCGTTAATCGAGTGAGCCTGGGCGTGCAAGCTTTTCAGCCTGAGTTGCTGAGCCTGTGTGGACGAGACCATACTGTTGCTGAAATCTATGAGGCGGTCGAGGCCCTGGCGCAAGCTGGCATTCCCAACTTCAATCTCGATCTGATCTCGGGATTACCGCAGCAAACCATTAGTCATTGGCAAGACTCACTAGCGGCCCTGATTGCGATTGCGCCGTCCCATGTCTCGATCTACGACCTCACAATTGAGCAAGGCACAGCCTTTGGCCGTCGTTACCAACCCGGTGATCAACCCTTGCCCAGCGATGAAGCCACGGTCGAAATGTATGGTCTGGCGCGGGAGACCCTAGTTGCAGCAGGTTACGAGCACTACGAGATCTCCAACTACGCTCGCCCTGGTTTTCGCTGTCGCCACAATCAGGTGTACTGGCGTAACCAGCCCTACTACGGCCTAGGCATGGCAGCGACCAGCTATGTCGACCGCCGTCGGATCGACCGTCCGCGCAAGTTGCACGACTACTTTGCCTGGGTGGATCAATTGGCGAAAGCACCTGAGGCGTTTTTGGAGAGCTTTGCTACTACTCAGCCACTAGATGAATTAGTAGACACGCTGATCTTGGGGCTGCGTTTGCAGGAGGGTCTGAGTTTGACCAAGCTGCGTGAGCGATTCGGCGCTGAGCAAGTAGGGCAGGTTCTTGCTTGCTTGGAGCGCTACCAGCGCCAGGGTTGGGTTCAGGTGACTGAAGACCGATTGCGCCTAAGCGATCCAGAGGGTTTTCTGTTCTGCAACACTGTGCTGGTGGCCTTGATGCAGCACCTTGGCGCCTAA
- a CDS encoding methylated-DNA--[protein]-cysteine S-methyltransferase has protein sequence MSEHKEHTVTIGQIETDWGTFGAVLTQKGLSRLSFPDEPFATCETWAKRWLPQAQPQAKSLQDEPRLQVLAEQLRAYLAGELQTFTLPVDLRGTDFQLQVWTALQNVAHGQVQTYGQIASAIGKPKAVRAVGAANGANPVPILVPCHRIIGSNRRLVGFAGGLALKQRLLALEGIALDSSAKLSSPILGAKVLHQGHQHSVAEQKTLWIA, from the coding sequence ATGAGCGAACACAAAGAGCACACAGTTACCATCGGCCAGATCGAGACTGACTGGGGAACCTTTGGAGCTGTTCTCACCCAAAAGGGTCTTAGCCGCCTGAGCTTTCCCGATGAACCGTTCGCAACTTGCGAAACTTGGGCCAAGCGTTGGCTACCCCAAGCGCAACCTCAAGCAAAATCCTTGCAAGACGAACCGCGTTTACAAGTACTCGCAGAGCAACTCAGGGCTTATCTAGCTGGAGAACTGCAAACCTTCACGCTGCCCGTTGACCTGCGCGGCACAGATTTTCAGTTGCAAGTGTGGACGGCCTTGCAAAATGTGGCCCACGGCCAAGTGCAAACCTACGGGCAAATTGCCTCAGCCATTGGCAAGCCCAAGGCCGTTAGAGCGGTTGGTGCAGCTAATGGTGCCAATCCTGTGCCCATCCTCGTTCCCTGCCACCGCATCATTGGCAGCAACCGGCGGCTAGTGGGTTTTGCTGGCGGCTTGGCTCTGAAGCAACGCTTGTTGGCACTGGAGGGCATTGCTCTAGATTCAAGCGCTAAGCTCTCAAGCCCGATCTTAGGCGCCAAGGTGCTGCATCAAGGCCACCAGCACAGTGTTGCAGAACAGAAAACCCTCTGGATCGCTTAG
- a CDS encoding Rpn family recombination-promoting nuclease/putative transposase, which produces MKTDSIFYRLFQALPSTFFELINQPASEASTYQFASVELKQTAFRIDGVFLPLPEASTRPIYFVEIQFQNDPTLYSRLFAEVFLYLRLYEPTKAWRAVVIFAQRSFEPIEVAPYQVLLDSSQVQCLYLDELQDSLDQPLEIQIVQLVVETEAEAPEQARRLLQRAGEEVVDAVLQREIMDLVETIVCYKFPRLSREEIEAMLGLNDLKQTRVYQEALEEGKQEGRLEGKLETIAPLLARGLSVEEIAKVLDLEIEQVRRVAQQ; this is translated from the coding sequence GTGAAAACAGACTCCATTTTCTATCGCCTGTTTCAGGCACTGCCCAGCACCTTCTTTGAACTGATTAATCAACCCGCTTCCGAGGCGAGCACCTACCAGTTCGCCTCAGTTGAACTGAAGCAGACAGCCTTCCGAATCGACGGTGTATTTCTACCTTTGCCGGAAGCTTCCACTCGCCCCATCTACTTTGTAGAAATTCAGTTTCAGAACGATCCAACGCTTTATTCCCGTCTCTTTGCTGAGGTCTTCCTCTACCTGCGCCTATATGAACCAACCAAAGCTTGGCGAGCAGTAGTGATATTTGCCCAACGCAGTTTTGAACCTATTGAAGTAGCGCCCTACCAAGTGCTGCTCGATAGTTCTCAGGTGCAGTGCCTTTATCTAGACGAACTACAGGATTCTCTAGACCAGCCTCTTGAAATTCAAATTGTGCAACTTGTGGTCGAGACCGAAGCTGAAGCGCCTGAGCAAGCAAGACGCCTACTACAACGCGCCGGAGAGGAAGTTGTAGACGCCGTTCTGCAACGAGAGATAATGGATCTGGTTGAAACAATTGTGTGTTACAAGTTCCCCCGACTGAGCCGCGAGGAAATTGAAGCCATGCTAGGACTCAACGACTTGAAGCAAACCAGGGTCTATCAGGAGGCCCTAGAGGAAGGCAAGCAAGAAGGCCGTCTAGAAGGCAAACTAGAAACGATTGCTCCCCTTCTTGCCCGTGGGCTCTCTGTAGAAGAAATTGCTAAAGTCTTGGACCTAGAAATTGAGCAGGTGCGCCGGGTAGCGCAGCAGTAA
- a CDS encoding Uma2 family endonuclease, translating into MFSYDPLLCLPSSEELPDSDDAPVDNELQDLMPGLLRAILAWLWKDRWDWFFGIDMGVYYHPDQPAIVPDGFLSLGVERFVDEELRLSYVLWEEKQVPIFVLEVISKKYRGEYSSKKQLYSEMGVLYYAVYSSRRRKKPPLEVYRLVEGEYRLLSGNPVWLPELGLGLGRERGTYQGMAREWLYWYDEGGSRFPTMEERADKAEQELEALRVRLRQRGIDPDTL; encoded by the coding sequence ATGTTTAGCTACGACCCTCTGCTCTGTTTGCCTTCTTCTGAAGAACTGCCTGACTCTGACGATGCGCCGGTAGATAACGAGTTACAGGATTTGATGCCGGGTTTGTTGAGAGCGATCCTAGCTTGGTTATGGAAAGACCGCTGGGACTGGTTCTTTGGCATTGATATGGGGGTTTACTACCATCCAGACCAACCGGCGATTGTGCCTGATGGTTTTTTGAGTTTGGGCGTTGAACGTTTTGTCGATGAAGAGTTACGCCTGAGCTACGTTTTGTGGGAGGAAAAACAGGTTCCCATTTTTGTATTGGAGGTTATTTCTAAGAAGTATCGGGGCGAGTACAGCTCGAAGAAGCAACTGTATTCGGAGATGGGGGTTTTGTATTATGCGGTTTATTCTTCGCGGCGACGTAAGAAGCCACCGCTAGAGGTGTATCGGTTGGTTGAGGGGGAATATCGGTTGCTATCGGGCAACCCGGTTTGGTTGCCTGAGCTTGGCTTGGGTCTTGGACGGGAGCGGGGAACGTATCAGGGGATGGCGCGGGAGTGGCTGTATTGGTATGACGAGGGGGGAAGCCGGTTCCCTACGATGGAAGAACGAGCAGATAAGGCTGAACAGGAGCTTGAGGCTTTACGGGTTCGGTTGCGGCAAAGGGGGATTGATCCAGATACGCTCTGA